The Candidatus Methylacidiphilales bacterium DNA segment TTACCTGCGTTATGTGCAATAAGTAAGATAGGGACTTGCAAAACTTGCGCGACATGTACCCCTCCTCTTTGATAATTTTTATTTTGATTGATTGGAGTTCTGGTTCCTTGTGGAAAAATCAAAATGCATCTTCCTTGTCTTTTGCATATTTCACCTTGTGCAACTAACTGTTCTAACGCATTAATTTTTTTATGTCGATCAATAGCGATGGGGCGAATTGACCAAAGCCCCATGCCAAAAAAAGGAACATATAATAATTGTTTTTTTACAATAAACGCTGTAGGCGGAAGAATAGAAATCAGCGCAACGGTTTCCCAGGCAGATTGGTGATTTGAAAATATCAATACAGGTCTTTTTGGAATTGCACTCTTGTGGAGAATTCTATAATCAATACCACAAATATATTTTGCTAGCCAGACAGAACATGCGCCCCATGCGCTTGCAATTTGGTATCGCTTGGTAAGTGAAACACCGATTAGAGTAAATAATATTAATAAACTTGAATACGGAATTGTACTAATTGCCCAACAAATCTGAAATAAAATTGCTCGCAAGAATTGAAAAAAAGTTACCGGTAGCTGTTTAATGTTCGCATCAAGAACAGCAATAGGGTGATTAGTATGGATATAGTTGCAAACTTCTAAAGCATGATCAAAGACAAGCGGGAGCCCTCCCCATTCTTGCTTCCATTGACTTTCTTCTTTTCTGCCATTACCAGTTCTTACTAAAGCCACATGCAACCCAGCAGCTCTCCCAGCGAGAATGTCGCGAGAGGAATCTCCAATCATCCAACTACATGAAGCGTCTCCATTAAACTCTTCTAATGCAAGTGATAGCATTCCTGGTTTAGGTTTTCTACAATCACATTTTTCCGTAGGGTGATGAGGGCAAAAGTAGAAATGACTCACAAAGCCACCTTTTGCTTGTACCGCACATTGAATTTTTTTAAACATTTTATTTAAATCAAGTTCACTAAAATACCCCCTAGCAATTCCTGATTGATTAGTGGCTACCACCACCACATATCCACTCATAGATAGACTTGCCATTGCTTCTACTGCTTCTTCAATTAAAACCATTTGATCTACAGAGCGAATGTAATCAGGACTATCTTGATTGATCACTCCATCGCGATCAAAGATAATTATTGACTGGCCTTTTGAGTTAGAGTTTGTCAAGATGTACCTCTCGCTCAATCAACCATCGTAAGGAAGCAAGGAGAGTAAGTCTGGCCTGTTGTTTTTCACCCCCGCACATGACAAAGACTTTTTCAAAATAGGACGCGAGGAGAGGCTCACATAAGTTCGCCATACGATGTAAATGTTTGATATATGATTCTTCACCTTTCATTAGCGTTAGAAATAACTCATAAAGACTCATGTCATGCTCATCATTAGTGAGCATTGTTTCAAACATTTGTAGAGTTGCCACAACTGATTCTGGCGGAGTGGTAATTGGAATTTCATTTTGCTTAGTAATATTGCGTAATCGTTTATGTGAGCTCTTTAGTGATTCAAGCTGTGGAAAGCCAATAAACACGCTGGTAAGCGAAGTCGCTAATTGGACGATAGAGAAGTAACTTAACCCAAGCTGCGTAGAAAATACTTTATGCTCTGGTAAAGCTACAAGGGAAACCTTGTTATTTCTTTTTAGATATTGATTGTGTTTATCCACTATAAAACGATACAGGGACATGCCTTGCTCATTACCTAAATGTTTTTGCAATAACCCCAACAATGAAATAGTATGAAGCAATGAATGTTGGTGCCCTTCAGAAAGTAGTTTCACGATTCCAATCGCTAATCTTCTAGTTCCATAGGGATCTGCTTCTGAAGTGGCAAGTTGATTTTGACCAGCTAGGTATGTTAATTCATCATATTTATCAATAAAAGATAAATAACAACTAGTTGCATGTTCAGGTAAAGTGTCAGTATCACTAAGGGGTTTATAACTCTGCTTAAATTCGGGCCGATTAAAAAGGTAACTACTTATCACACCTTGTAAATGAGGAAACTCACCAACTGTAGCACTGGCTAAGTCAGCCTTAACAAGCGCGATGTCAAGCTCAGTCACTGCAGTCAAAAATGACGGGGGTAAAAATGGGAAAAGAGCGACCATGCGCTTAACTTTACTATTTTCCTTGCTTTGACCAATTAATCGCTCTATATTTTTTTTATCTTTGGATAAAAAAAACTCAGCGTCAGATAGCCTTGGTCTGACCACCCGTTCATTACCAAGAACTATAACGCGACAATCTTTCTGGCCAAAATTTCCATTCAAAACGATACAGAACTTATTGCTGTTTGGAATTGGGATATAGCGTTGATGGGCTTGAAGTACTTCGGTGCGCAATTCTTCTGGCAAACTCAGATATTTTTTATCAAATTCACCAACTACTACTTTTGGAAATTCTACCATTGAAACAATTTCATCTAATAAGCGCTGCGGCGCGGTGGTTTTATGTTTAGTTAATGCATTGATAATAACTCGTAAACGATCACTGCTGCTCAAAACTACTTGCCTCTTCTTTAAGCCTTGGAGGTACGATGCAATGGTAGTTACAGTAAAAGAAGCTGGAGACTGGAAATGATGGCCAAAACTTTTATTGCTACTGATCACTCCAAAAAAAGAAAAGCGCTGGGGTTTCTTTTCAAATATAAACATCGCTGAACGAACTGGGCGTATAAATTCTTTCTCACCAGTGCTGCCAACTGGCGTGTACTCACCCCAACGCATCGTTCTTGGAAAAGACAACGCAGTAAGAGAATGCAATAAACCTTCGGCTAATAATTTTGTAGTGTTCATGGGTTTGTTGTACTTCACTGCCACCAACCTCCCATGCTTTGCTTTTAAAGATGTAACTGCAACCCCATGTTTTTTAGCAAAACCCATACAGGCAGGCAATAAGTAATGCTCTTCTAAGGCTAGTCCTTCTTGTAATTGAGGTCCAATTATTTCTTCAGTATGGGCAGGAAACATCACTGGTACTTTTTTAGCTAACAAGACAAATCTTCTCGCGCCAATGTGGATTTCAATATTTTCTAGAGCGATGCCTCTGGTCTTCATTGCTATATAAATATGGCTACGCCATTGTTCTGTTAATTCTTTCAGAATAAGAGGGGGTAATTCTTCGCAACCCAGCTCAAATATTAGTTCACTTGTTTTCATGTATGACATCTAAAGATCGTTTTCTTGTTTAAGTATCTCCGAGGCAATTTCTTTAGCGAGAGTACGAATTTGCAATAGATGGTGCTGCCTTTGATTAACTGAAAATGCGCCTCGTGAATCAAGAATATTGAAGGTATGACTCGCATTAAGCAAATGTTCATAAGCAACCAATGGGTGTGAAAATAATGTTTGGGCACCAGAATAGTACTGCTTAAATTGCTCAGAAAGTATATCTATAGACGCCGCCTCAAAATTATAAAAAGAATGTTGCTGCTCTTGACTTAAAAAAATATCTCGGTAAAATATCTGTTTTGATTTGTTTTTATGCCAAACAATATCATACACAGAATTAACTCCTTGTAAATACATAGCGAGTCGCTCACAACCATAGGTAATTTCTACACTAACGGGATTACACGCAACTCCACCTACTTGCTGAAAGTAAGTAAATTGGGTAACTTCCATACCATTACACCACACTTCCCAACCAAGCCCCCAAGCACCAAGCGCAGGCGATTCCCAGTTATCTTCAACAAATCTAATATCATTATGTTTCGCATGTAGGCCTAGCATCTCTAAAGATTTAATATAAATATCTTGAATAGAGACTGGCGCAGGTTTGATTAAAACTTGAAACTGAAAATATTTACCAAGTCGATTAGGATTTTCCCCATATCGACCATCGGTTGGCCTGCGACAAGGCTGAAGGTAGGCAACCGACCAAGGTTTTTTACCTATTGATCGAATAAAAGTTTCTGGGTGAAATGTACCCGCTCCCATCGGCATGTCAAAAGGTTCTGCAATCACACAACCTTGTCTAGACCAAAATTCCTTTAATCGAATAAGAAGATCTTGAAAAGTTACATCTTTTAAGGACATGGATTTCTATATTTTTCATGTAATATCTGCAATGCAGTTCTAATTTCACTAGTCAATGCAATATCTATACTGGATATATTTTCCATAACCTGTTCTAAAGTAGTCGCTCCAATAATTGTTCCACCCAGATAAGGTCTTTCATTAATGAACGCAAGCGCCAGAGTAGTGAGTGACATATTATTTTCATTTGCTAATTTTTTATACTCGCGAATAGCTTCTAGCACATGGGGCTGAGAATATCTCGTGTAGGCATTTCCAAAAGCAGTAAAAGATGGATGAAATAATCTCCAAGCAGTATTTTTTTCACCCGATAAATATTTACCACTTAATACACCAAATGCCAATGGAGAATAAGCCAATAAAGAAATTTTCTCTCGCAAACACACCTCAGCGAGCTGAATATCAAATACCCGATTTAAAAGATTATAGGGATTCTGTATCGTTGAGATGCCTTGCCACCCATGCAATGCAGATATGCGAGCTGATTGCATCACCCCCCAAGAGGTTTCGTTTGACACACCATAAAGTCGTATTTTTCCTGCTTGCTTCGCTCGCTCTAGCGCGTCAAGACTTTCTTCTAATGGTATACCGAGTTCTTCAACATGGGTGTAATCCATGGCTCCAAAAATATTGACTTTTCTTTCTGGCCAATGTAACTGATATAAGTCAATATAGTCAGTGCGCAATCGTTTCAGCGAACTATCAATTGCCCGTTGAATATGATCAGCGCTTAACCTTGCCCCACCTCTAATCCAATTAAAACCTCTTCCAGGACCACTCAAACTAGGCCCAGCAACTTTCGTTGCCACTACAACGGAATGGCGGTTTCCATGTTCTTGTAAAAATTTACCAACAAACTCCTCAGATCTTCCATAGGTTTCTGCCTTAGGAGGTACTGGGTACACTTCAGCCACATCAAAAAAATTGACTTCATGCGTAATGGCATAATCCATTATCTTTTCGCTCTCTTGATAGTCAACTTGCTCACCAAACACCATGGTGCCTAAGCAAATTTTAGAAACTTTGATATCGCTTTTACCCAAAAAACTATATTTCATAGTATTATTTTACAGGCAAAAATAAACTCAAATACCGTAAATGATTTAAGATTTTAGTGGGAGCTGAATCGCGCAAACATCCTCTTTTTGCTGAATGTAGTTTTCAGAAAAAGGAATGAGTTGTGTCCAACTTCCTCTATCAAAATCTTTACCTGTTAACAAATTATCTAAATACCCACATGATTGAATATCTCCCAATTTGCATGCACGAGCAAAATATTGTTTAGCAAAAACGATTTGCTTGGGCAAAGTTTCAAAATCTTGCATTCGCAATAAGCCTAACTGACGATTTGCTCTTGCGTAATCCTTGCGTTTAACATAACACTCAAAAGATGCTGCATAGGAAATTGATGGTGTTCTAGTGTCCCTTCCAGAAATGAGTAATTGTAAATTATCTTCCGCATCTTTGCTACCTAAAGTAGCTGCTGCGGCAAAATGATACATGCTCTTAGCTATATCACTGCCTAAGTGGCTATAATTCTCAAAATAAATAATGCCTAATAAATTATAAACAATTGGTCCGCCAATAGAATCTCTGAATTGTTCGAGGTGAGTAATGGCAGAGATTGGATCGGCAGGAACATCATAACCCACTAACAACATTTGGCCTAAAGCTAAATGTGCGCTAAAGCAATGTTGATTAATTTCAAGCAGTTTGTTATAAAACAACGCTCGTGATTTAGAAGATTGAAAATATTTCTGAGATTTTAAATAGTCATAGTATGCTATTGTTACTTTTCCTGCGCGCATGACATTGTCTTCTCCTTGTCCTGTATTTCCAACAAGATCGCGAACATA contains these protein-coding regions:
- the gmhB gene encoding D-glycero-beta-D-manno-heptose 1,7-bisphosphate 7-phosphatase, which encodes MTNSNSKGQSIIIFDRDGVINQDSPDYIRSVDQMVLIEEAVEAMASLSMSGYVVVVATNQSGIARGYFSELDLNKMFKKIQCAVQAKGGFVSHFYFCPHHPTEKCDCRKPKPGMLSLALEEFNGDASCSWMIGDSSRDILAGRAAGLHVALVRTGNGRKEESQWKQEWGGLPLVFDHALEVCNYIHTNHPIAVLDANIKQLPVTFFQFLRAILFQICWAISTIPYSSLLILFTLIGVSLTKRYQIASAWGACSVWLAKYICGIDYRILHKSAIPKRPVLIFSNHQSAWETVALISILPPTAFIVKKQLLYVPFFGMGLWSIRPIAIDRHKKINALEQLVAQGEICKRQGRCILIFPQGTRTPINQNKNYQRGGVHVAQVLQVPILLIAHNAGKYWGEHWWQKYPGTITISFGPTIDCESGDLYKISTSWIEQESKRLLLK
- a CDS encoding aldo/keto reductase; protein product: MKYSFLGKSDIKVSKICLGTMVFGEQVDYQESEKIMDYAITHEVNFFDVAEVYPVPPKAETYGRSEEFVGKFLQEHGNRHSVVVATKVAGPSLSGPGRGFNWIRGGARLSADHIQRAIDSSLKRLRTDYIDLYQLHWPERKVNIFGAMDYTHVEELGIPLEESLDALERAKQAGKIRLYGVSNETSWGVMQSARISALHGWQGISTIQNPYNLLNRVFDIQLAEVCLREKISLLAYSPLAFGVLSGKYLSGEKNTAWRLFHPSFTAFGNAYTRYSQPHVLEAIREYKKLANENNMSLTTLALAFINERPYLGGTIIGATTLEQVMENISSIDIALTSEIRTALQILHEKYRNPCP
- the glyS gene encoding glycine--tRNA ligase subunit beta, giving the protein MKTSELIFELGCEELPPLILKELTEQWRSHIYIAMKTRGIALENIEIHIGARRFVLLAKKVPVMFPAHTEEIIGPQLQEGLALEEHYLLPACMGFAKKHGVAVTSLKAKHGRLVAVKYNKPMNTTKLLAEGLLHSLTALSFPRTMRWGEYTPVGSTGEKEFIRPVRSAMFIFEKKPQRFSFFGVISSNKSFGHHFQSPASFTVTTIASYLQGLKKRQVVLSSSDRLRVIINALTKHKTTAPQRLLDEIVSMVEFPKVVVGEFDKKYLSLPEELRTEVLQAHQRYIPIPNSNKFCIVLNGNFGQKDCRVIVLGNERVVRPRLSDAEFFLSKDKKNIERLIGQSKENSKVKRMVALFPFLPPSFLTAVTELDIALVKADLASATVGEFPHLQGVISSYLFNRPEFKQSYKPLSDTDTLPEHATSCYLSFIDKYDELTYLAGQNQLATSEADPYGTRRLAIGIVKLLSEGHQHSLLHTISLLGLLQKHLGNEQGMSLYRFIVDKHNQYLKRNNKVSLVALPEHKVFSTQLGLSYFSIVQLATSLTSVFIGFPQLESLKSSHKRLRNITKQNEIPITTPPESVVATLQMFETMLTNDEHDMSLYELFLTLMKGEESYIKHLHRMANLCEPLLASYFEKVFVMCGGEKQQARLTLLASLRWLIEREVHLDKL
- the glyQ gene encoding glycine--tRNA ligase subunit alpha, which codes for MSLKDVTFQDLLIRLKEFWSRQGCVIAEPFDMPMGAGTFHPETFIRSIGKKPWSVAYLQPCRRPTDGRYGENPNRLGKYFQFQVLIKPAPVSIQDIYIKSLEMLGLHAKHNDIRFVEDNWESPALGAWGLGWEVWCNGMEVTQFTYFQQVGGVACNPVSVEITYGCERLAMYLQGVNSVYDIVWHKNKSKQIFYRDIFLSQEQQHSFYNFEAASIDILSEQFKQYYSGAQTLFSHPLVAYEHLLNASHTFNILDSRGAFSVNQRQHHLLQIRTLAKEIASEILKQENDL